Proteins found in one Plasmodium malariae genome assembly, chromosome: 13 genomic segment:
- the PmUG01_13024800 gene encoding conserved Plasmodium protein, unknown function, which produces MSELNEFNQFSFSNYDDINSNNVENKTSQNNGEYEINEELGSPNSLSDNLDRSNNLTYNDLNISLNSVYNDININKREIEESSNNLKHKSSSNNMNDSLNKYSASLRKESRIMSFENSYEQFFEKESDISDTEESTTWETERLKRIEERKEYEKKKKMEIKKKAAEDLKKWYEEMAIIIEEKKKQSKKKKSEEKRKEENLENKTWLKVSQYLDLEKGEYFKENSRMKQVLLKLIKKEGS; this is translated from the coding sequence ATGAGTGAGTTAAATGAGTTCAACCAATTTAGCTTCAGTAACTACGACGATATCAACAGCAATAATgtagaaaataaaacttcTCAGAATAATGGAGAGTATGAAATTAATGAAGAGTTAGGGTCTCCCAACAGCCTAAGTGACAACCTGGATAGAAGTAATAATTTGACGTACAATGATTTGAATATATCTTTGAATAGTGtctataatgatataaatataaataaaagagaaattGAAGAGAGTAGTAATAATCTTAAACATAAAagcagtagtaataatatgaatgaCAGCTTAAATAAATACTCAGCCTCCTTAAGAAAAGAAAGTAGAATAATGTCTTTTGAAAATTCATATGAACAATTTTTCGAAAAAGAATCAGATATTTCAGATACAGAAGAGTCAACCACTTGGGAAACAGAAAGACTAAAAAGAAttgaagaaagaaaagaatatgaaaaaaaaaaaaaaatggaaataaaaaaaaaagccgCTGAAGACTTAAAAAAGTGGTACGAAGAAATGGCTATTAtaattgaagaaaaaaaaaaacaatccaaaaaaaaaaaatcagaagaaaaaagaaaagaagaaaatttagaaaataagaCATGGTTAAAAGTATCTCAATATTTAGATTTAGAAAAAGGGGagtattttaaagaaaacaGCAGAATGAAACAAGTTCTCTTGaaactaataaaaaaggagggATCTTAA
- the EMC4 gene encoding ER membrane protein complex subunit 4, putative codes for MNRWDFNLRKYNDNNEKLTEPFGYNFEDDVRAAYGNGDSYLKTEKNINCLNKLNKNENNKSNISVYSEKILEKKAWGVCLNAFKGLIMNIFVMYMSGGASGIFGIIFIIYSIYNILKSLLNINDAFKSVESNTNQSFWLQKVCFALINFLVLLYIMNVCSNSGLLPIRSADYFYFLPHQKVKQKVMGNLF; via the coding sequence ATGAATCGATGGGACTTCAACTTAAGGAAGTATAATGATAACAATGAAAAGTTAACAGAACCTTTTGGCTATAATTTTGAGGATGATGTAAGAGCTGCGTATGGGAATGGAGAtagttatttaaaaacagaaaagaatataaactgtttaaacaaattaaataaaaatgagaacAATAAATCGAATATATCAGTTTATAGTGAAAAaattcttgaaaaaaaagcatgGGGTGTTTGTCTTAATGCATTTAAAGGACtcataatgaatatatttgttatgtATATGTCCGGTGGCGCTTCAGGTATTTTtggtataatttttattatttactcaatatataatattttaaaatcttTGCTTAATATTAATGATGCATTTAAAAGTGTGGAAAGTAATACTAATCAAAGTTTTTGGCTACAAAAAGTTTGTTTTGctcttattaattttttagttttactTTACATTATGAATGTTTGTTCAAATAGTGGCTTATTACCCATAAGATCTGcagattatttttattttttacctcACCAGAAAGTTAAACAGAAAGTCATGGGGAATCTTTTTTAA
- the PmUG01_13024700 gene encoding conserved Plasmodium protein, unknown function, translating into MDNIIDTYEIIGKIDDQKSISSNSLLNNEEFNDISCIDIGDKDCCGLNKAAKNISTLDEAKEKEIYCNTSGYTNGNENENGNKNSSSNLQDERKTDKEQIVGSCKKGESKNVNKSNMVMCKNGETPNNEQEMNNNDTMHGKDAVNGKDAVNGKDAVNGEDAVNGEDAVNGEDAVNGEDAVNGEDAVNGEDVMYGDDNNNEINASNLNGENCSTILNNMNASNKNTSKGEEGIKKISSTEELNKSMRNADMINGSSISSSGNNNNSNNKGNCKISNSKNNCKKHYKVLIHAPACWKGEKFNSTPYIFVYDKTTNFFIYSESPLEIEKYIIDTSADDFESRVLTIMFYDTLFACSTSSLLMKNNKGELQYLPKPLSVFYLPLCKIDLENDSVKYRLSLRTNVILCDININEAISLFNNSSRINGQNVNKFSLHFILKNNNYTDNDAYNYLHYPTKFYGVPRSNLSSCVQKYKGSNERLYNNATKNNTNNYADIATKVNVNVNNNSNNNYSSCNNNYSSCNNNYSSCNNNYNSCNNNYNSCNNNYGSCNNVTRRYLMNYSRSQVHTFKNNTVDQDQLISLDKLKNKWEQYAHAHLRRDNTKIGLYNAGEKKNTKLNTYNKSSGGEPFVSKMKSEKSLNVESDSNNYKVNINRNGNNNGIIQNTLNLDKKDNEENAKDSLLNSQLYNKQMNQKSDDNTSSYSRTKSYYDLLRNNARSYNDYDIKDDILPEDSASMIHVFDKETARSEKGKKILEGGSTLTSNIRTVNNMFTTCVKKIMKKRSEINSVEYDHSVNKDPADSGHSKKDYAQNGHTPNNHANNKHPDSPNEEGTQDKIHFKEYENMDNFNEELSVNYSQIQNLKYFNTANSVCSSYLKNDENLILAIKEIKQWMEKIEDKVSTISYEKSEVNLRCINNSNDVKYNKILKYLIKSVRNHIKLKNRSIYKICYLNIRNLYLMKKNDKVKFENKLLIRNYGDLKSKYKNVLVNLCKNIFLIKYYAIRDKFHYSKKYENMMRYVQLEKNDLLSIIEEKKFDQENSLNINLMLSVELKKLQEEKESILSKSYYYKNETESISTKYESLYKDFDTIKEELENIKKENECLKDQHENMKKDKESLIKELGDTKAKYFNLTGILEGEEKMYGKKVEELENKLQHVTQEKNILINEIKDEIDTFTKMINEKDEENIKIKEKLKELKNIEEKYKHTQINFGALKKEFEKSFDQVQMILKEMIQKEKEYTKKYNDSIKFLEEEHKDIVEKLLHEKDNTIYECNYYKDLCKNQFNKMITFDESLTTTEKLLDHVLSQYPQLFNDLKINSRNNLLNKSFGKMHYENIQAVRDNIKLIKKSLSHFKMSCKSSSYNFHTSSDYNKKYNYNSNNNNSSNKNSSNNNSSNNYYKKTSYSSSVRNKGISSLLRHYENDTKNQEEKKNSYFDYEHLDEQILSRKRSISNNANRNVSMVSINSHKNIDLKKKMDSYNSMLYKNVAPSTSTTGSMISKNKPPSVFDKNKNSHYGTKEGSQMNSSSKYSKHSNKLNNSNNQGCVKMEKVVQSILNQIDKGKEYSDNNSESESDNEIINRLSKDDMANYKREYHKQSCKGNDEYNDKHDGKHDDKYNDEYNDKHDGKHDDKYNDEYNDKHDGKHDDKYNDEYNDKHDDKYNDEYNDKHDDKHDDKYNDEYNDKRDDKHDDKYNDTYNGKYNDKFNDKCNDKINNEYNDKSNNECNDKSSDNSDKINYKHYDKKGKNSFNLSATLHGSLIKDVNELKNMDVENMYEHLGYSDNVCVSEDIDTGDGAGGNGGEVADEVIDAKVDEVVDTQVDVNAVDHCDEMKKHTPDDEKELKNSHLDKVESSKSSNGTDKIYEFDQNNFKEIISFIEKNVIKNSESIHKDKKNNELKNGYSKNASNNSSHFDAMGDKNNYINYYDDRYNNSNNTANINSTNNINSNNNDAAKINNNGKTIPDKKFLCKISKFSKNASSSITPYKSLNFNNKQTEKHKNTDKTIKTALDSSYIKNISNNTMTLNYKSNITPNVKNANQKNASYTISTARPLINSSRKNSPLIYQEENQKNSTNNNEGNMKKYNSTHYKCKKLEESANIKKDDPQNVNYYKSSTIKKSLTYDDKFRNKNTASSKTLIVRK; encoded by the coding sequence ATGGATAACATTATTGATACTTACGAAATAATTGGAAAAATTGATGACCAAAAATCAATTTCTTCAAATAGCTTgttaaataatgaagaatttAACGATATTTCTTGCATCGATATAGGAGATAAAGATTGTTGTGGCCTAAACAAGGCAGCCAAAAATATTAGCACGTTAGATGAGGCAAAAGAGAAGGAGATATATTGTAATACAAGCGGATACACGAATGGGAATGAAAATGAgaatggaaataaaaatagttcaTCGAATTTACAAGATGAAAGGAAAACGGACAAAGAACAGATTGTAGGAAGTTGCAAAAAAGGAGaaagtaaaaatgtaaacaagTCAAACATGGTAATGTGTAAAAATGGAGAAACTCCTAATAACGAGCaagaaatgaataataatgataCTATGCATGGGAAGGATGCTGTGAATGGGAAGGATGCTGTGAATGGGAAGGATGCTGTGAATGGGGAGGATGCTGTGAATGGGGAGGATGCTGTGAATGGGGAGGATGCTGTGAATGGGGAGGATGCTGTGAATGGGGAGGATGCTGTGAATGGGGAGGATGTTATGTATGGGGacgataataataatgaaataaatgcAAGTAACTTGAATGGAGAAAATTGTAGTACCATACTGAATAACATGAACGCAAGTAATAAAAACACCTCAAAGGGTGAAGaaggaattaaaaaaatttcctcaACAGaggaattaaataaaagcaTGAGAAATGCAGATATGATAAATGGTAGCAGTATTAGTAGCAGcggcaataataataatagtaataataaaggtAATTGTAAAATAAGTAACAGTAAGAATAATTGTAAGAAACATTACAAGGTATTAATTCACGCTCCTGCTTGTTGGAAGGgagaaaaatttaattccacaccatatatttttgtttatgataaaacaactaatttttttatatatagtgaATCGCCTctagaaatagaaaaatatattattgataCAAGTGCTGATGATTTTGAAAGTAGGGTATTAACAATAATGTTTTATGACACTCTTTTTGCATGTTCTACATCTTCCCttcttatgaaaaataataaaggagAATTACAATACTTACCAAAACCACTTAGcgtattttatttaccaTTATGTAAGATAGACCTAGAGAATGATTCTGTAAAATATAGGTTATCCCTAAGAacaaatgttattttatgtgatataaacataaatgaagctattagtttatttaataatagcTCAAGAATAAATGGTCagaatgtaaataaattcagtttacattttattttgaaaaataataattatacagATAATGATGCATATAATTACCTGCATTATCCGACCAAATTTTATGGTGTGCCTCGTTCTAATTTATCATCCTgtgtacaaaaatataagggAAGTAACGAAAGGTTATACAACAATGCAACCAAAAATAACACAAACAATTATGCTGACATTGCAACTAAGGTTAATgttaatgttaataataatagtaataataattatagtagttgtaataataattatagtagttgtaataataattatagtagttgtaataataattataatagttgtaataataattataatagttgtaataataattatggtAGTTGCAATAACGTCACTCGTAGATACTTAATGAATTACTCGAGGAGTCAAGTAcacacatttaaaaataacactGTGGATCAAGACCAACTTATCTCACTAGATAAGTTGAAGAATAAATGGGAACAATATGCGCATGCGCATCTAAGAAGGGACAACACAAAAATTGGCTTATATAACGCAggggaaaagaaaaacacaAAATTAAACACATATAACAAGTCGAGTGGTGGTGAACCCTTTGTCAGTAAGATGAAATCAGAAAAATCGTTAAACGTAGAAAGCGATAGCAACAACTACAAAGTAAACATAAATAGAAATGGCAATAACAACGGTATAATTCAAAATACGCTAAACCTTGATAAAAAggataatgaagaaaatgcAAAAGATAGCTTACTTAACAGTCAGCTGTACAACAAACAGATGAATCAAAAGTCGGATGATAACACATCAAGTTACAGTAGAACAAAATCTTACTACGATTTATTACGTAACAACGCAAGATCATATAACGACTATGACATCAAAGATGATATTTTACCCGAAGACAGCGCTTCTATGATACATGTTTTTGATAAAGAAACTGCTCGTTCggaaaaggggaaaaaaattttagaagGCGGAAGCACACTAACAAGCAACATTAGAActgttaataatatgtttacAACATGCGTCAAgaagataatgaaaaagaggAGTGAAATTAATAGCGTTGAATATGATCATTCAGTAAACAAGGATCCCGCAGATAGCGGCCATTCCAAAAAAGACTACGCCCAAAACGGTCATACCCCTAATAACCATGCAAATAATAAACATCCGGATTCACCTAATGAGGAAGGGACCCAAGATAAAATCCACTTCAaggaatatgaaaatatggACAACTTCAATGAAGAACTATCAGTAAACTATTCTCAAATACAAAATCTCAAATATTTCAATACAGCAAATTCTGTATGCTCCTCGTACTtgaaaaatgatgaaaactTAATATTAgctataaaagaaataaaacaatggatggaaaaaatagaagataAAGTTAGTACAATATCGTACGAAAAGAGTGAAGTTAACTTACgttgtataaataatagtaatgatgttaaatataacaaaattttaaagtatCTAATAAAAAGTGTGAGAAATCatataaaactaaaaaatagaagtatttacaaaatatgttatttaaatattaggAATTTGTAtctaatgaaaaaaaatgataaagtaaaatttgagaataaattattaataagaaattatGGAGATcttaaaagtaaatataaaaacgtGTTAGTAAATTTATGCAAAAACATCttcttaataaaatattatgctaTAAGGGACAAGTTTcattatagtaaaaaatatgaaaatatgatGAGATATGTACAATTAGAAAAAAACGatttattaagtataattGAAGAAAAGAAGTTCGATCAAGAAAATAGTctaaatattaatttgatGCTATCAGTAGAGCTGAAAAAGCTACAAGAAGAAAAGGAATCTATTCTTAGTaaaagttattattataaaaatgaaacgGAAAGTATATCTACCAAATATGAGTCTCTATATAAGGATTTTGATACcataaaagaagaattagaaaatataaagaaggaAAATGAATGTTTGAAGGACCAAcatgaaaatatgaaaaaagacaaagaatctttaataaaagaattaggTGATACCaaagcaaaatattttaatctAACTGGTATATTAGAAGGAGAGGAAAAAATGTATGGTAAAAAAGTAGAGGAGTTAGAAAACAAACTTCAGCATGTTACTCAAGAAAAGAATATTctaattaatgaaataaaggaCGAAATTGATACCTttacaaaaatgataaatgagaaagatgaagaaaatataaaaataaaagaaaaattaaaagaattaaaaaatatagaagagAAGTATAAACACACACAAATAAATTTTGGGGCtcttaaaaaagaatttgaaAAAAGTTTTGACCAAGTccaaatgatattaaaagaaatgatTCAAAAAGAGAAGGAATAcaccaaaaaatataatgattcTATTAAATTTTTGGAAGAAGAACATAAAGATATagtagaaaaattattacatgaAAAAGATAATACAATTTACGAgtgtaattattataaagatttatgtaaaaatcaattcaataaaatgataacatTTGATGAAAGTTTAACAACAACAGAGAAATTGTTGGATCACGTCTTGTCCCAGTACCCGCAACTATTTAATGATCTCAAAATTAATTctagaaataatttattaaataaatcatTTGGGAAAATgcattatgaaaatatacagGCTGTGCGGGATAACATTAaactaattaaaaaatcGTTAAGCCATTTTAAAATGAGTTGTAAGAGCAGTTCATACAATTTTCATACGTCTTCagattataacaaaaaatataattataatagtaataataataatagtagtaataaaaacagtagtaataataacagtagtaataattattacaaaaaaactaGCTACTCTTCCAGCGTAAGAAATAAAGGAATTAGTAGTCTTTTAAGACACTATGAAAATGATACAAAAAAtcaagaggaaaaaaaaaattcctatTTTGATTATGAGCATCTGGATGAACAGATACTCAGCAGGAAAAGATCAATCAGTAACAACGCCAATAGAAATGTATCTATGGTTTCTATTAAttctcataaaaatatagatctaaagaaaaaaatggattcTTATAATTCTATGTTGTACAAGAATGTTGCACCGTCTACTAGTACAACCGGTTCTATgattagtaaaaataagcCCCCCTCAGTTTTtgataagaataaaaacagTCATTATGGCACAAAAGAAGGAAGTCAGATGAATAGCAGCTCGAAATATTCGAAACATAGTAATAAGCTAAATAACTCAAATAATCAGGGATGCGTTAAAATGGAAAAGGTTGTGCAAAGCATTCTGAATCAAATAGACAAGGGGAAGGAGTACTCTGACAATAACAGTGAAAGTGAAAGtgataatgaaattattaacCGACTGAGCAAAGATGATATGGCCAATTATAAGAGGGAATACCACAAACAATCTTGTAAAGGAAACGATGAATACAACGATAAGCACGACGGTAAGCACGACGATAAGTACAACGATGAATACAACGATAAGCACGACGGTAAACACGACGATAAGTACAACGATGAATACAACGATAAGCACGACGGTAAGCACGACGATAAGTACAACGATGAATACAATGATAAGCACGACGATAAGTACAACGATGAATACAACGATAAGCACGACGATAAGCACGACGATAAGTACAACGATGAATACAACGATAAGCGCGACGATAAGCACGACGATAAGTACAACGATACATACAACGGTAAGTACAACGATAAATTTAACGATAAATGCAACGATAAAATCAACAATGAATACAACGATAAAAGCAACAATGAATGCAACGATAAAAGCAGCGACAATTCTGATAAGATCAATTATAAGCATTATgataaaaagggaaaaaacaGTTTTAATTTGAGTGCAACATTGCATGGAAGCCTAATAAAAGACGTAAACGAGTTGAAGAACATGGACGTTGAAAATATGTATGAACATCTGGGTTATTCTGATAACGTGTGCGTGTCAGAGGATATCGATACAGGAGATGGAGCAGGGGGTAATGGTGGTGAAGTGGCAGACGAAGTTATCGACGCGAAGGTTGATGAGGTCGTTGACACACAGGTCGATGTAAATGCAGTTGACCATTGTGATGAGATGAAAAAGCATACACCAGATGATGAGAAAGAATTGAAAAATAGTCATTTGGACAAGGTTGAAAGTAGTAAGAGTTCAAATGGAACTGATAAAATTTACGAGTTTGACCAAAATAATttcaaagaaataatttcattcatcgaaaaaaatgttattaaaaattctGAGTCCATTCATAAggataagaaaaataatgaacTCAAAAATGGATATTCTAAAAATGCTTCTAATAATAGCTCCCATTTCGACGCTATGGGTGATAAGAACAATTATATTAACTACTACGATGACAGGtacaataatagtaataatactgctaatattaatagtactaataatattaacagtaataataatgatgctgctaaaattaataataatggaaaaacTATCCCCGATAAAAAATTCCTCTGCAAAATAAGTAAGTTTTCCAAGAATGCGAGTTCATCCATTACCCCCTATAAATCAttgaattttaataataagcaaacagaaaaacataaaaatactgataaaacaattaaaacGGCCTTAGATAGTAgttacattaaaaatataagtaataacACTATGACACTAAATTACAAAAGTAACATAACACCAAACGTGAAAAATGCTAATCAGAAGAACGCGAGCTATACAATATCAACAGCTAGACCATTAATAAACAGTTCAAGAAAAAACTCCCCCTTGATTTACCAAGaggaaaatcaaaaaaattctactaataataatgagggaaatatgaaaaaatataatagtacTCATTATAAGTGCAAAAAATTGGAAGAATCAgctaatattaaaaaagatgatCCACAGAATGTGAACTATTACAAATCTTCTACAATCAAAAAAAGTTTGACATATGATGACAAGTTCAGGAATAAAAATACTGCCTCAAGTAAAACTCTTATTGTAAGAAAGtga